In the Passer domesticus isolate bPasDom1 chromosome 4, bPasDom1.hap1, whole genome shotgun sequence genome, one interval contains:
- the ANXA5 gene encoding annexin A5, with the protein MAKYTRGTVTAFAPFDARADAEALRKAMKGLGTDEETVLTILTTRNNAQRQEIASAFKTLFGRDLVDDLKSELTGKFETLMVSLMRPAYIFDAHALKHAIKGAGTNEKVLTEILASRTPAEVQNIKQVYQQEYEADLEDKITGETSGHFQRLLVVLLQANRDPDVGVDEALVEQDAQVLFRAGELKWGTDEEKFITILGTRSVSHLRRVFDKYMTISGFQIEETIDRETSGDLEKLLLAVVKCIRSVPAYFAETLYYSMKGAGTDDDTLIRVMVSRSEVDLLDIRREFRKNFAKSLYQMIQKDTSGDYRKALLLLCGGDDD; encoded by the exons ATGGCGAAG TACACGAGAGGCACCGTGACAGCCTTCGCTCCTTTTGATGCCAGAGCTGATGCAGAAGCCCTTCGTAAGGCCATGAAGGGATTGG GGACTGATGAAGAAACTGTGCTGACAATCCTCACCACCAGAAACAATGCTCAGCGTCAAGAAATAGCTTCTGCCTTTAAAACCTTATTTGGCAGG GATCTTGTGGATGACCTGAAATCAGAACTAACTGGCAAGTTTGAAACTTTGATGGTGTCTCTGATGAGACCAGCATATATTTTTGATGCTCATGCACTCAAGCATGCTATCAAG ggagcaggaacCAATGAGAAAGTGTTGACTGAAATTCTTGCctccagaacacctgcagaAGTGCAGAATATTAAACAGGTTTATCAGCAAG AGTATGAAGCTGACCTGGAGGATAAGATCACAGGGGAAACATCAGGCCATTTCCAGaggctgctggtggtgctgctgcag GCGAACAGAGATCCTGATGTTGGAGTTGATGAGGCTCTTGTTGAGCAGGATGCTCAG GTTTTGTTCAGAGCTGGGGAGCTGAAATGGGGAACGGATGAAGAAAAGTTCATCACTATCTTGGGAACCCGCAGTGTTTCCCACTTGAGGAGGG TGTTTGACAAGTACATGACCATTTCTGGCTTCCAGATTGAAGAGACCATTGACCGCGAGACCTCTGGTGATTTGGAGAAGCTGCTTCTGGCAGTGG TGAAATGCATCCGAAGTGTGCCTGCCTATTTTGCTGAGACCCTGTATTATTCCATGAAG GGGGCTGGCACTGATGATGACACCCTGATCAGAGTCATGGTTTCAAGAAGTGAAGTTGATCTGCTGGATATTAGACGAGAATTCAGAAAGAATTTTGCGAAATCATTGTATCAAATGATTCAG AAAGACACGTCCGGGGACTACAGGAAAgcgctgctgctcctgtgcgGAGGGGACGACGACTGA